A genomic stretch from Vicia villosa cultivar HV-30 ecotype Madison, WI unplaced genomic scaffold, Vvil1.0 ctg.001262F_1_1, whole genome shotgun sequence includes:
- the LOC131634224 gene encoding uncharacterized protein LOC131634224 gives MILPTVNYAKIDILRKVFILLHKFWQQHQKPKLTAPFSTSTTHFHRLTTVNSSLPSPSGNPNPEKKKLGGNTVNHILTFRRTIDSHLPSNSVLLPLIALNPTMHSSPYVFAGIFEEMHSGNGSMAAQMKVFLAAEGVFFGFLTGYGSVAVQMKAFFDSTGILWQGQKLPRKPVGFFVSTGTQGSGQETTA, from the exons ATGATTTTACCCACAGTTAACTACgccaaaattgatatttt GCGAAAAGTTTTCATTTTGCTGCACAAATTTTGGCaacaacaccaaaaaccaaaaCTCACCGCTCCCTTCTCCACTTCCACAACTCACTTCCACCGACTCACCACCGTCAACTCATCTTTACCGTCACCTTCCGGTAACCCTAATCCGGAAAAGAAGAAGCTCGGAGGAAACACCGTCAACCATATTCTCACCTTCCGTCGAACCATCGATTCCCACCTTCCGTCGAACTCAGTCCTTCTCCCACTCATAGCGTTGAACCCAACAATGCACTCTTCTCCATACGTCTTTGCCGGAATCTTTGAAG AAATGCATAGTGGTAATGGCTCTATGGCGGCGCAAATGAAGGTGTTTCTGGCTGCTGAAGGTGTTTTCTTTGGGTTTCTAACTGGGTATGGCTCTGTGGCGGTGCAAATGAAGGCTTTCTTTGATTCTACGGGGATTTTGTGGCAGGGGCAGAAGCTTCCAAGAAAACCGGTTGGGTTTTTTGTTAGTACTGGCACTCAAGGTAGCGGTCAAGAAACCACTGC ataa
- the LOC131634237 gene encoding non-seed lectin-like has translation MDFYLFSLVSVAFVLLATNINSVHALSFNFTELTPSNPDLMLQGDAHFIATSGFVALTNGSTARATGRALYKTPVTLWNETTGQVTSFYTSFSFIAECPEGKIPTDGLIFFIAPPDTVIPDNSDSQYLGVVDEKKAINLFVGLEFDLYSDTFDPKMKHIGIDVNSLISLRTEKWNWVNGSWTEVSIIYDSPSNTLSALVTYENGEYSSIAQAVDLKTVLPNIVRIGFSATTITATSHIIHSWSFRSNLETTTSNVSDI, from the coding sequence ATGGATTTTTATCTATTCTCCCTTGTTTCAGTGGCCTTCGTTTTGTTAGCTACAAATATAAACTCAGTTCATGCACTTTCCTTCAATTTCACCGAACTCACCCCTAGTAATCCTGATTTAATGCTTCAAGGGGATGCCCATTTTATAGCTACAAGTGGTTTTGTGGCTCTGACCAACGGTTCTACTGCCCGTGCCACAGGACGTGCCTTATATAAAACACCTGTGACCCTTTGGAACGAAACTACTGGCCAAGTTACCAGCTTTTACACTTCCTTTTCGTTCATTGCAGAATGTCCGGAAGGAAAGATTCCGACTGATGGATTGATCTTTTTCATTGCACCACCGGACACTGTGATTCCCGATAACTCAGATAGTCAATATCTAGGAGTAGTTGATGAGAAAAAAGCAATAAATCTATTTGTTGGTTTAGAGTTTGACCTTTATTCCGATACTTTTGATCCCAAGATGAAACATATTGGAATCGATGTCAACTCTTTAATTTCCCTCAGAACCGAGAAATGGAACTGGGTGAATGGTTCATGGACAGAAGTAAGTATAATCTATGACTCTCCTTCTAACACGTTGAGTGCTCTTGTCACTTATGAGAATGGAGAATATTCTAGCATTGCACAAGCGGTTGATTTGAAAACTGTGCTTCCCAACATTGTTAGGATTGGTTTTTCTGCTACTACAATAACTGCTACATCACACATCATCCATTCATGGTCATTTAGATCAAACTTGGAAACAACTACAAGCAATGTCTCAGACATATGA